In Zingiber officinale cultivar Zhangliang chromosome 1A, Zo_v1.1, whole genome shotgun sequence, the DNA window TCGTCCGCCAAAACCCTGGGACGGAGCAGCGCCAGAGCCAGGAGGCCAGAGGGCAAAAGATATGGCCGTCGGGTTCGGCTCTCCGACCTCAAGTTCGCATTTTTTTTCCATTTACGGTGATTTCATCTGCCTTATTTGCTTGCTTACTCTTTCACCGATCATGTCTGCAGGAAGAACAAACGCATTTCCAAAGGAAAGAAGGGAGGCAAGAAAAAAACGTATGTTTAGATCCGTAGCTTATCTGCTTGTTCAGTTTTGACGGATTTGGCTTCCGATTTTAGTGACACGCGATGTGTGTTGTGGCTTAACTTTTGCAGGGTGGATCCCTTCACGAAGAAGGATTGGTACGACATCAAGGCCCCATCGGTCTTCTCCGTCAGAAATGTCGGGAAGACGCTTGTGTCAAGGACACAAGGAACTAGGGTCCGTTTGTTGCCTGGGTAGTTGTTTGAATAGTTCTTCCAATTGGACCAGCTTCTATCCTGGTTTCGCTCTTGTTGCCATCTAAATATTCATTggcttttatcattttaattatttgGTACGCTGACCAAAATTTGGTGCTGAATTTCTTCTTCTTTACTCCAGAAAGAATGCCTCAAGTGTAAGGTTTTGTTCAAAGGTTAATCTTAGTAAATCATGTTgtagaaaaagaaaattctaGTGATATAGAAGGTCTTGTTTGCTTGTTCATTTCCTAGCTGAAGATGAGGATTGAGTTTTAGCATCTATAGGACCATTGTGAGAATGGAGCAATATTTTAGTCATAGACATATTAATAGATATGAAATGCCGAAAAGTTTAACCTTTTGTGGCCTAGATTATAGAAATTTAACATTCTAATGATAATGGTACTTATTTTACCCTATAACAGAACCAATTCTGGAAGTCTTTGAAACatataaaatattcttttttttttttgcttggtgTAGATCTCTGCTTTTTGTTCATTATTCCAAGCAAGAACTTGGATTGCATATCTCCAGACGTGGTAGTCAGCTCTGTTTTGTTTATCACTCCTGCTATTCACTCTTCTAGTTGATATCCAAACTATCCAAATTATATTATACAGCTAAGTGAACTAGAAGCATGGAAAGTTTGGTCAGCTTTGTTTTGTTTGCCTTTCTTGCTATTCTATCTTCTAGTTTCTAGCAAAAATAGCTGCATTGTATTATAGAGTGGAAAATGAACTAGAAAATATGGAGATGGATATTAGAGAGTCTAGAAATATAAGTAATTATGTAGATTTCCCAGCAAGTGATCTTGTAGATTGTCATGGAAATAACTGATATTGAGAAAGACAAGTTCTGCATGTACAtcaaatttaattgaatttttgatTGACGGACACTGAATTTAGTGTTTATAAGTGCTTAATTTGGTTACCTAGGGATGGTAGGGGCTGTTACTATTTGAAATCTGGCGGTTGTACTCTTGAGCTAAAATTTGTATATGGACTTGTATGATCAACTCTGGAGTCGTAATATATCTACTTTGTGGCGAATAAATGCATGACATTTGCATATGCACCATTCTTGACATGTCTTGTATGCAATGCATTTTACTATCCAAAGATTCTAGTTTTAGTAGCTAGCTTTAATAGTATTTTTCTTTGATGATTTAGATTGCATCAGAGGGACTCAAACACAGAGTATTTGAAGTTTCATTAGCTGACCTTCAAAATGATGAGGACCAAGCATACCGGAAGATCCGGCTTCGTGCTGAGGATGTTCAAGGCAAAAATGTTCTAACAAACTTTTGGGTACGTCTCATGTATCTTTGATTGACTGGATCCTATTTTCTTTGTGGTTACACGTTTTTCTTCTTTCAGGGCATGAATTTCACTACAGACAAGCTCAGATCCTTAGTAAGGAAGTGGCAAACTCTTATAGAGGCACATGTTGATGTGAAGACCACTGATAATTATACACTGCGTCTGTTTTGTATTGCCTTCACCAAGAGACGTCCGAACCAGGTCAAGCGCACTTGCTATGCGCAATCCAGCCAGATTAGACAGGTGATTTACTGAACGATGCCCCTCCTTGATGGCTGATTATAAGACAACGTAGGATTATCATTTGAAGTGTTTATGCAGATACGGCGCAAGATGACTGAAATTATGGTGAATCAGGCTTCATCGTGTGATCTGAAGGATCTAGTCCAAAAGTTCATACCCGAAGTGATTGGGAAGGAAATTGAGAAAGCGACAACGAGCATATTCCCATTGCAAAATGTGTTCATTCGCAAAGTGAAAATCTTAAAGGCCCCTAAGTTTGATTTGGGAAAGCTCATGGAGGTACATCTTTCTCTTTGGTTTACGTACTTTGGATGTCTTAAGTTAAAGGCTCGTCAGTCTTGCAGGTTCATGGAGACTACAAAGAGGATGTTGGAGTAAAGTTAGATCGACCCGCGGAGGATGTTCCGATGGAAGGAGAATCTGAAGCCATCGCCGCCTAAATAGTTGTTATTTTGACCTGTTCGATAGCCtacaaatatgatattttttttatcagaaGTTTCGAACATTTCAATATGCTGATCTGTTTTCTAGTAATTGTTTTgaactattttgtttgtttatatttttttgcCCATTGTCTTGTTGGTCTTTATATTTATTGTTTGTCTTCCAACATTTCTTGTCATCATTAGTGTTAACTAAAATGTGAtgtaattcattattattatatgcttgtgctattattaattaattaattatattattattatgtaaTTTAGGCATTTCTatttgaattgattaattttgaagatgatTGATTGGGTATTACGGAAGTTTTCTATGACTATCAAGATAAATCAGGAAATCAGGAAATGTTGATGGAGGATTAAGAAGAAGAATCAATTCGGGCAAATCATGATAGCCTGGTTGAGATGGGTTCGGATGAGTTTTTAACACTTAATTACATTTAAGGTTGAATGTTAAAATAACTATATGTTATAAAAAGGTTAATAATATGAAGGTTCTATTTTaactaaatttgattttaaaaagagGTGTTTTTCCCATCCCAACGTCTCCCCTCTGGTCCCACTTATTTTTTTTACTCTTATATCTCTTCCTATTCTCTTCcacgttttattttattttgttttactttattgatttttgttttttaatcagtttttttatgaattttattcttttcaatatttttttattatatatttataatcttttatttatttttttagttgtaAAATTTTGCATCCTACACACTTCCTTGTCAGCCcctctattatttatttttatactatttttcttattccatttttttatttttatattaattattttcttgATAAGAATGTTATGTTGTTTTTTATATTTGTAATATGAGATCGGATTCTCAATCCTTAGTTTTTCATTCCCATGTCTTACTCGTCATTTCTAACTCATTATCGGTGGCCTCTGGCCGTCGTCTCAACCAGAACTATATCCAGGGGAAAGGTAAATCCAAGGGGTCATCATCGGCATGATCGGCGTTGAAATTTGGTCGAATCTCAGAAGGGACTCAGATCGACGGTGAAGAAAAATCTGCTCAGATCCGATCGAATTTCGACGTCAATTGTATCGATGACAACCTCACTGCGTTCACTTTCCTCTATGATATAGTTTTAATCGAGACGGCGACCGAAAGCCACTGACGATGGATTGGGGCGATGAATGAAATATGAGGACAgggtaattttttgttttaaaaataataaataaaatttcttaaaaaaataaaactaaagaagtaaataaaattgaaaaaataaaataacttctttattttttaaaaagagggTAAAAAGGTCATTTAACAGGAGATAGAGATGGGGTGCGCTGTGAGAGGGGTGGGAAAAGCcattatcttttaaaaaatatgtacttggttttgtgttctttaaaataatatattttatagcTATTATAACCTGCTATCTGATTTATAGaaatcataaaatttattttgacattaaataattatacttttgattaaaattattttggcaTCATTACACTTTAAATAAGATATTATTGATCGTTCAAATATAAATAACAATAATGATGTACAAGTAAAAGATCATAAATGATCGTAAAACTCGAGGAAAAAAGTTCTTTGATGTATTGTAAAAATAAGAAATGTAACTTCAAATATTGTAGGCGAAAATTTACTTTCGTCTAAATTATTATTTCAATTTTTGTGATCAATACATTCTAGTTATATTCTCTTGCTATGCCTAAGGAATGAAGACTAAACCTTTACTCCATAAATATTAACATAAAACTTTTGATTATAATATTGAAGAAGATTTGCAATACAAAGTACAACTTTATACACActaaaaaattgattttcaaaatattcaaGGATTCGAAACTTGATCCTCTTAGTCGATCGTATAAGTATTTTATGCATCATCCTTTTAAGTGTTTTTACATTAATCTcacatttttaataataataataataataataataataataataataataataataataataataataataataataataataataataataataataataataataataataataataataataataataataataataataataataatatgcttATCCCGTGCTTCTTATATGATTAGCTCCCATAATTATTtgtaaagagataaattagaaaattaaataggACATCATACGAGAGAGTATGTCTCCCAATTTTGTCACAAATCGACTCTCACTTGATTTGACAAGTTTATCTCATGTACTCAACTCAACCAAGCCCTAGGGTTAAT includes these proteins:
- the LOC122030136 gene encoding 40S ribosomal protein S3a-like isoform X1 → MAVGKNKRISKGKKGGKKKTVDPFTKKDWYDIKAPSVFSVRNVGKTLVSRTQGTRIASEGLKHRVFEVSLADLQNDEDQAYRKIRLRAEDVQGKNVLTNFWGMNFTTDKLRSLVRKWQTLIEAHVDVKTTDNYTLRLFCIAFTKRRPNQVKRTCYAQSSQIRQIRRKMTEIMVNQASSCDLKDLVQKFIPEVIGKEIEKATTSIFPLQNVFIRKVKILKAPKFDLGKLMEVHGDYKEDVGVKLDRPAEDVPMEGESEAIAA
- the LOC122030136 gene encoding 40S ribosomal protein S3a-like isoform X2, with amino-acid sequence MNFTTDKLRSLVRKWQTLIEAHVDVKTTDNYTLRLFCIAFTKRRPNQVKRTCYAQSSQIRQIRRKMTEIMVNQASSCDLKDLVQKFIPEVIGKEIEKATTSIFPLQNVFIRKVKILKAPKFDLGKLMEVHGDYKEDVGVKLDRPAEDVPMEGESEAIAA